A genomic window from Nicotiana sylvestris chromosome 11, ASM39365v2, whole genome shotgun sequence includes:
- the LOC104217019 gene encoding DNA damage-repair/toleration protein DRT100-like, which yields MASHHYFICFLAMVSLMIRISESKACNPNDLKGLTDFKAAIHSDSSGRLKNWIGQDCCIWPGISCNSQTGRVVEINLPGYYDAGDEFAPFFVSNTMTGSISPSITLLTSLESIDLSRLIGLTGQIPPSIGVLKNLKKLTLQNNQISGALPDSISNLTSLEFLNLENNLLTGSIPENIGNLQPLQELYLSNNSLTGKIPFSITKLHSISGIFLAQNQLEGEIPLPLNPGQWSSLQHLRLENNRLTGIIPPSVGYLTSLLRFSVANNQLTGPIPSTIGNLKYLQQLMVNNNQLSVVLPNSICEVTQLYALFISHNKIVGPLPDCLSSFKHLREVDVPFKRFELTYM from the coding sequence ATGGCATCACATCACTACTTTATCTGCTTTCTTGCAATGGTTTCTCTTATGATCAGAATTagtgaaagtaaagcatgcaacCCTAATGATCTCAAGGGTCTCACTGATTTCAAAGCTGCAATACATTCTGATTCTTCTGGTAGGCTAAAAAACTGGATTGGCCAAGATTGCTGCATTTGGCCTGGCATTTCTTGCAATTCTCAAACAGGCAGAGTTGTAGAAATTAATCTCCCTGGTTACTATGACGCTGGCGATGAATTTGCTCCATTTTTTGTATCAAATACTATGACTGGCTCAATCTCTCCTTCAATTACACTTCTCACTTCTTTAGAATCTATTGATCTTAGTAGACTAATTGGATTAACAGGCCAAATTCCTCCATCAATTGGTgttctcaaaaatctcaaaaaaCTTACTTTACAAAACAATCAAATCTCTGGTGCATTACCTGACTCCATTTCAAACTTGACAAGTTTAGAGTTCTTGAATCTTGAAAATAATCTTTTGACAGGGAGTATACCAGAAAATATTGGGAATTTGCAACCACTACAGGAGCTTTATTTGTCGAATAATTCATTAACTGGGAAAATCCCATTTTCAATTACAAAACTACATTCCATTTCAGGTATTTTCCTAGCACAAAATCAGCTTGAAGGAGAAATACCATTGCCTTTAAATCCAGGCCAATGGTCTTCACTGCAACATTTGAGACTCGAAAATAATCGACTCACTGGAATTATACCTCCATCAGTTGGCTACTTGACATCACTTTTGAGATTTTCTGTAGCAAATAATCAGCTAACAGGGCCTATTCCTTCAACTATAGGGAACTTAAAATATTTGCAACAATTGATGGTCAATAACAACCAGTTATCTGTTGTGTTACCAAACTCTATATGTGAAGTTACTCAACTTTATGCCCTGTTTATTTCTCATAACAAGATTGTAGGACCATTGCCTGATTGTCTTTCTTCCTTTAAACATCTTCGAGAGGTCGATGTACCATTCAAACGTTTTGAATTAACCTATATGTAA